In the genome of Arachis stenosperma cultivar V10309 chromosome 6, arast.V10309.gnm1.PFL2, whole genome shotgun sequence, the window ctctaaaccccatggttgggggtgaggagctctgctgtgtcttgatggattaatgcaattactactgtttctcattcaatcatgcttgcttccattctaagataatacttgttcttaatccggatgaatgtgatgatcagtgacaatcatcatcattctcaactatgaacatgtgcctgacaaccacctctgttctaccttagattaagtagttatctcttggattcttttatcggaatcttcgtggtataagctagactgatggcggcattcaagagaatccggaaggtctaaaccttgtctgtggtattctgagtaggattcaatgactgaatgactgtgacgtgcttcaatctcctgaaggcggggcgttagtgacagacgccaaaagaatcactggattctactccggtctgattgagaaccgacatatggaatgccgtgccgtgacagggcattaggaatcgttccaatgagaggatgggaggtagccactgacaacggtgaaaccctacacacagcttgccatggaaggagacttgcgtgtttgatgaagaagacagtaggaaagcagagattcagaagatggagcatctccaaacctcaacctattctccattactgcaaaacaagtaaccatttcatgttcttttgcttttcacaatcaatcctgataatttctgatatcctgactaagatttacaagataaccatagcttgattcaagccgacaatctccgtgggatcgacccttgctcccgcaaggtattacttggacgacccagtgcacttgctggttagttgtgcgggattgcaaaagtgttattgcaatttcgtgcaccaccgaCCAATATTCGCATGAATTACATATCACcatatttttaatgttttaaataaatcaattttcacaAAAGAGGCTACTTTGGCAGCATAATGTTCAATCAATTTattccaaaaccaaatctttatAATAGATGGGTATAATAATCCAAATTGTTACTAGTTTCCTTATGTaacaattaaataattttttttattcacatATTATTAATATGTACACATAATTTGGCCAAATATAAATCCTCCTTTAGGTAGATCAATAGTCGCATAAGTGGCATATACATAATAATCCTTATATCCTAAGAGGATAATCTATTAATTTTATACCAAATTAATGGCACacacaattaaaattaaaacaataataataatactctactaatattttaaaataaatcgaTTATTATTATATCAAAATTGGATACGATGACATATATATTTTGAAACCAAATGCCAAGAGTTCATATACGGTCACAATGAACATAAATATTATGAATGCCATATCATATAAAAGAAGGTAACCAAAATATGCTTGTTATAAGCACgcagtaatatatatataacgttacacgcatatatataaataattgcAATCCAGGGCGTTTgcgttaaaaaaaaaaaatctttgtGCTCGTGGATCAATACCAATTATACATATGACGCGCACATACATATATATCGATccaaacaaaataatataacatcgatattttttttttgatgacTAAATCATGgatggctctgataccacttgttggaataaattaattttaatatccCAGATCATCTATATTGAATCACCAAAAATAACATAATGTGAAAGCGTACCTGAATTCATAAATATGAATCATACGATTGGAAGAGTTTGGATCTTGTGGTTCTTTcgatcttcctcaaccaaagcCTTCTGTATTCCTAGGCGGCTGAACTGTAACTCTTTTGATGGgaaaagagcaacaaaggcggCTTTGGTATATTGGGGGACCGAAACCCTGAAGGTCTATTTGTATTTGAGCATGGCACCCATTAAACCCTTAagcccaaataaaatagtatctaaagcccaaaagataatatatctaaaatccaaaaaaataattatctaaggaacaaaagataatatccggttttattctcatttaattccaaatcaaaagaaacaatgacttattcaattagcatttataacaataattgagatcatcattatataagtcatttaatatgaaatagcatcatttgtgattataattgatatatgtattgcccacaaataagttaggaaattaaataatttcctaacaTGAATCTGGTCAAAAAGACTCCAATTTCTCTCACACCCAGAAGAAGCAGATGTTTGGCTAAGAATGCGAACAGCTATCTTTTGTAAACATGGAGCAGAGCCTCCGAATAACCTCCACCATTTATCTACCAATTATAAAACCATAACATATTAGAAGATATCAATTAAGAACATAGGAGCATAAAACAAGTTACTATTAACTAAACAAATATTCAGCCATATTCTTACCAGGCTTAAGTTCAGATGCAGCTCGAATAACTTCTTGTCTATCAAAACTTTTCTTCCGATCTCTATATAAATGTATTTCTTTCATTGCCTGAACTGAATCCAAATTGTTACACTTGCAATACAAGGTAACAAGATCAAGCAAACCTCGCATAACATCATGTGCTTCTTtataattttcattaaaaaagaaTTTAGGATTCAGGAAGTAAGCTGCCGCATGAAGATCTTTCTTCAAATGCTTGTCCCATCTTGAGTTGATAATATCTGTGTACAGCTGATATGCAGTCTTGGATTGCCTAAACATCTTCTTAATTGCATCTTCTGCCCTTAGCCTTCCTTCATAAACATACCCCAAAAATGGTTTGTCATCAGCATCAACAATCCTCAGCAAGTAAATCAGAGGGCCCACAAGTTTACATACAGTAAAGCAATCGTCCCAAATTTTGCAATCCAGAATAATAGCACTCACAGCTCTACCAGTAGCACTCCTTCCTAATTTGTGATCAGTGAAAATTGAATCTACAACCAATGCTTGCAACTCCTTTGTATGGTCAAAGATGCTCTTCAATGTGATAAAAACATTTGCAAAATGGGTTGCACCAGGATGTACAATTTCTCTCCAATGAGGTTTTTGTCTTAGCCAAGATAAGAAAACCGTATGATTGTATACAAATACTGTGATCTTTGAAGCACATGTTGCAAGGTTAGAAATATGCGCCATGCTacttatatcttttaaaataagattaagGCAATGAGCAGCACATGGTGACCAATAGATATTATCATATTTTCTATTGATAAGCCTACCA includes:
- the LOC130934543 gene encoding uncharacterized protein LOC130934543 produces the protein MADGWTDQRQRTLINFLVYCSKGLCFVKSVYASSMVKNASHLCNLFSEVIEWIGPNDIVHVVTDNAANYVAAGRLINRKYDNIYWSPCAAHCLNLILKDISSMAHISNLATCASKITVFVYNHTVFLSWLRQKPHWREIVHPGATHFANVFITLKSIFDHTKELQALVVDSIFTDHKLGRSATGRAVSAIILDCKIWDDCFTVCKLVGPLIYLLRIVDADDKPFLGYVYEGRLRAEDAIKKMFRQSKTAYQLYTDIINSRWDKHLKKDLHAAAYFLNPKFFFNENYKEAHDVMRGLLDLVTLYCKCNNLDSVQAMKEIHLYRDRKKSFDRQEVIRAASELKPGKNMAEYLFS